The following proteins come from a genomic window of Halorubrum lacusprofundi ATCC 49239:
- a CDS encoding DNA double-strand break repair nuclease NurA: MDTYGALNQMFQELGRAVGDFDAQQTVTAADAIAHFQQPGGNVNLLDDDEFQITHKPISEVKSWDDPWPTTYGLDGSTTRALQFNNGLLAAGSAAKLGVSGKTGNADLANRTTATLVAHHNDDEFELPGVGETGIELPSGTDAEMLRFPASDLISRLDDYLVGVSRTYAEGKHARKYAAELDGPLFIDGPLYPNPAFSWMLFEQAGEGPTYMTDNWPEIVGDIMQNYVSTIEMMYDRNYPPIGIIKTGRSSAALDSLQTKIEDNDVNIETPLPWGSDHLLFEDALYNSDDRYGDKGPIISYTPWLLQQKEGAHGESVVPFEFYDGVSLKWGDANEYIRAFFYVRCPQSDYVMRVETPHAFARNARLRERITRKALVEIAQQQKEPRAITFADQRARISRDDRFNLRDVIEQFAQNNHGNVRAVQDYNEGREYDRFEEF; this comes from the coding sequence ATGGACACTTACGGAGCGTTAAATCAGATGTTTCAGGAGTTGGGCCGTGCAGTTGGCGACTTCGACGCCCAACAGACCGTGACAGCTGCAGACGCTATCGCTCACTTCCAGCAGCCGGGTGGGAATGTGAACCTACTCGACGATGACGAATTCCAGATCACCCACAAGCCGATTAGCGAAGTAAAGTCGTGGGACGATCCGTGGCCGACCACGTACGGACTGGATGGTTCCACCACACGGGCACTACAGTTTAACAACGGTCTTCTCGCCGCAGGGAGCGCCGCGAAACTCGGTGTCTCGGGTAAGACAGGCAACGCCGACCTCGCTAACCGAACTACGGCGACACTTGTCGCCCACCACAACGACGACGAGTTTGAGTTACCTGGTGTCGGAGAGACGGGTATTGAACTCCCTAGTGGTACCGACGCCGAAATGCTCCGATTCCCTGCCAGCGACCTCATTAGCCGTCTTGACGACTATCTTGTTGGCGTCTCTCGGACGTATGCCGAGGGAAAACATGCTCGCAAGTACGCTGCCGAACTTGACGGCCCTTTGTTCATTGACGGACCCCTCTACCCGAACCCAGCGTTCAGTTGGATGCTGTTTGAGCAGGCGGGGGAGGGGCCGACGTATATGACCGACAACTGGCCCGAGATAGTAGGAGACATCATGCAGAACTACGTCTCCACAATCGAGATGATGTACGACCGAAACTACCCGCCCATCGGCATCATCAAGACTGGTCGTTCCAGTGCTGCCCTAGATTCACTCCAGACGAAGATTGAAGACAACGACGTGAATATCGAGACACCACTTCCGTGGGGGAGCGACCATCTACTATTCGAGGACGCCTTGTACAACTCTGACGACCGCTACGGTGATAAGGGCCCCATCATCAGCTACACGCCGTGGCTCCTCCAACAGAAGGAGGGAGCGCACGGTGAGTCCGTTGTACCGTTCGAATTCTACGACGGCGTTTCACTGAAGTGGGGCGATGCCAACGAGTATATCCGAGCGTTCTTCTACGTCCGCTGCCCCCAATCCGACTACGTGATGCGTGTGGAGACTCCACACGCCTTCGCCCGGAATGCACGACTTCGAGAGCGTATCACCCGGAAGGCCCTCGTTGAAATCGCCCAACAACAGAAGGAACCTCGTGCAATCACATTCGCCGACCAACGTGCCCGCATCTCTAGAGACGACCGCTTTAACCTTCGAGATGTTATTGAGCAGTTCGCCCAGAACAATCACGGGAATGTTCGCGCTGTTCAAGACTATAATGAAGGGCGCGAGTATGACCGATTTGAAGAGTTTTAG
- a CDS encoding AAA family ATPase gives MKFKTLILENIRSYENGHIDFEDGENLLFGLNGAGKSTILQGVFGGLFQTKMKYQVGNDFDLPDLVRTQADEGRIELVFEAGGAEYTVEWVIQKSYDDDDEVNGAKTKQGYPKLSSDALSEDVSSLGDVQTEIQRVVGMDAESFVNSVYVQQGDITRLIHASTEDRRKILDGLLGLNRLDEYVDRMEDARREYKKAKRDSNSRLDETKKRLQDLPAEDEIQSQINKTDKKISDIKGDIDDLESKIDGLEDERETKTETLDRIDDLQVELDETRDKYEDAESDHETYKEELQEEKEAQRKAEDARDEAQEDLEALAERDELADYDVLDADTAEQAHLTAQKEAEMARSERQSIEEGRLNSLQSDLDRVESDIEETVDEIESKESELDDVRAEVESAESRKSDAEKRVERFENALENDRTTVADLAVELDIPQDASVDDIDESHIPETRQTISSEREQIVEKKSHLGTLQEQVDNLESEGECPVCGATDDAHDIDSEAVAAEHKANLEAAEERLAELDEAQETLDDLREAVRDAKSTRNDLEDARGEVEQADSDIEDAEARVDEVESTLEGLRGELEEYRSKKERLNDEIDDANEDLEDAEVRVNRVETVEELLSEAVELHGRISELESDIDRHKENRERIGELRRTAYDRMSDLKEDVEELEAELGDLDAESIRDDINEIDDYLDEFRETLDGKESEEEELVNKLASLNSKKEQIQEETKRKKMLASQREWANERIDEATEVIKKYKEVRGKLRQQNIYKLNEYTNEVFSDLYRDQSYRGVHIDKKYNIYLIAQDGEKLKPQLSSGGESGILNLALRAGVYKIITERDGVAGAALPPFILDEPTTFLDSGHVGELQTMIQTIGEWNVPQILLVSHDETLIENSDHAILVEKDPQTETSRVRSGHAAVEEATNDTETEATVGDTATDD, from the coding sequence ATGAAATTCAAGACCCTCATTTTAGAGAATATCCGCAGCTACGAGAACGGTCATATCGACTTCGAGGACGGCGAAAATCTCCTCTTCGGGCTGAACGGCGCGGGGAAGTCCACCATCCTGCAAGGGGTGTTCGGTGGGCTGTTCCAGACGAAAATGAAGTACCAGGTCGGCAATGACTTTGATTTACCAGACCTTGTTCGCACGCAGGCTGACGAAGGGCGTATCGAACTTGTCTTCGAGGCAGGCGGAGCCGAGTACACCGTTGAGTGGGTCATCCAGAAAAGCTACGACGACGACGACGAGGTTAACGGGGCCAAGACCAAGCAAGGCTACCCGAAACTCTCCTCGGACGCCCTCTCCGAAGACGTGTCCAGCCTTGGCGACGTGCAGACCGAAATTCAGCGCGTTGTCGGGATGGACGCAGAGTCGTTCGTCAACAGCGTCTACGTCCAGCAAGGCGACATCACGCGCCTCATCCATGCCAGCACTGAAGACCGTCGGAAGATTCTTGACGGCCTCCTTGGTCTGAACCGTCTCGATGAGTACGTCGACCGCATGGAAGACGCTCGCCGTGAGTACAAGAAGGCAAAGCGTGATTCGAACAGTCGCCTTGACGAAACCAAGAAGCGACTTCAAGATCTGCCTGCGGAGGATGAGATCCAATCCCAAATAAACAAGACTGACAAGAAGATCTCGGACATCAAAGGCGACATCGACGATCTCGAATCGAAAATTGATGGTCTTGAGGACGAGCGTGAGACGAAGACGGAGACCCTTGACCGCATCGACGACCTCCAAGTGGAACTCGATGAGACCCGTGACAAGTACGAGGACGCCGAAAGCGACCACGAGACGTACAAGGAAGAACTCCAAGAGGAAAAGGAAGCACAGCGCAAAGCTGAAGATGCGCGTGACGAGGCACAGGAGGATCTTGAAGCCTTAGCCGAGCGGGATGAACTCGCTGACTACGACGTACTGGATGCTGACACCGCCGAGCAGGCGCACCTAACGGCGCAAAAAGAAGCCGAAATGGCTCGCTCAGAACGTCAATCAATCGAGGAAGGGCGACTCAACTCCCTTCAGTCGGACCTTGACCGAGTCGAATCCGACATCGAAGAAACAGTAGACGAAATCGAGTCAAAAGAGAGTGAACTCGACGACGTCCGTGCTGAGGTTGAGTCCGCTGAGTCGCGCAAGTCCGATGCCGAGAAGCGTGTCGAGAGATTCGAAAATGCCCTCGAAAATGACCGAACGACGGTCGCTGATCTTGCGGTGGAACTCGATATCCCCCAAGATGCGTCGGTAGACGACATTGATGAGTCACACATCCCCGAGACAAGGCAAACTATTTCGTCCGAACGAGAGCAAATCGTCGAAAAAAAGAGCCACCTCGGAACTCTACAAGAGCAGGTCGACAATCTCGAATCCGAGGGTGAATGCCCGGTTTGTGGTGCGACAGACGACGCTCATGACATCGACTCGGAGGCGGTTGCTGCAGAGCACAAGGCCAACCTCGAAGCTGCAGAGGAGCGTCTCGCGGAACTCGACGAAGCACAAGAGACGCTTGATGATCTTCGTGAAGCAGTCCGCGACGCGAAATCTACCCGGAACGACCTCGAAGATGCCCGCGGAGAGGTTGAACAGGCCGACTCCGATATTGAAGATGCTGAAGCGCGCGTTGATGAGGTGGAGTCGACGCTGGAGGGACTCCGTGGTGAACTCGAAGAGTACCGTTCAAAGAAGGAGCGACTCAACGACGAAATCGACGACGCGAACGAGGATCTCGAAGACGCTGAAGTCCGAGTCAACAGAGTGGAGACCGTCGAAGAACTGCTCTCAGAAGCAGTCGAACTACACGGACGTATCTCCGAACTGGAATCCGATATCGACCGCCATAAGGAGAACCGCGAGCGCATCGGCGAGCTTCGACGGACGGCGTACGACCGAATGTCCGACCTGAAAGAAGACGTGGAGGAGCTTGAGGCGGAACTTGGTGATCTTGACGCCGAGTCCATCAGAGACGATATCAACGAGATTGACGATTACCTTGACGAATTCCGCGAGACCTTGGATGGAAAAGAGTCCGAAGAGGAGGAGCTTGTCAATAAACTCGCTTCTCTTAACTCGAAGAAGGAGCAGATACAGGAAGAGACCAAGCGCAAGAAAATGCTCGCCAGTCAGCGCGAGTGGGCTAATGAACGCATTGACGAGGCGACAGAGGTCATCAAGAAGTATAAGGAGGTTCGTGGCAAGCTCCGACAGCAGAATATCTACAAGCTGAACGAGTACACTAACGAGGTGTTTTCGGACCTCTACAGGGATCAGTCCTATCGCGGCGTCCACATCGACAAAAAGTACAACATCTACCTCATCGCACAGGACGGTGAGAAACTTAAGCCGCAACTGTCTAGTGGTGGAGAGTCCGGCATACTGAACCTCGCACTTCGGGCGGGCGTCTACAAAATTATCACCGAACGCGACGGCGTCGCCGGTGCGGCGCTCCCGCCATTCATCCTCGACGAGCCGACGACATTCCTTGACTCGGGGCACGTCGGCGAGTTACAGACGATGATACAGACCATCGGCGAGTGGAATGTCCCACAAATTCTGCTCGTCAGCCACGACGAAACCCTCATCGAGAACAGCGATCACGCAATCCTCGTCGAAAAGGATCCTCAGACCGAGACCAGCCGCGTCCGTTCCGGCCATGCGGCGGTCGAGGAAGCAACGAATGACACCGAGACTGAAGCCACCGTGGGCGACACGGCCACCGACGACTGA
- a CDS encoding metallophosphoesterase family protein, producing the protein MTQILHVSDTHLDKRQYGQDLRRADFADAFDASVDIAIDEGVDAVIHTGDLFDDPTPSVPAVNRCLDTIGRLEDAGIPFLAIVGNHERKREEQWMDIIKRFGNAKRLSKSPTVVTDANGDDPVSVYGIDAIRSPEWDGYDFTLGESESNDHVTILCMHELVQPLVPEHRGDPYDLSEDILDRLNFLPTALALGDYHSTCNDTVDGVKVFYPGATERCKVSERGTPSVYLLNIQDGELSRKTRAISTAGRENVPRPFLTVNIDFDETHSLDHAATRIDEDAGGMNDDISDMVVVARLTGANVGVTAKDVYDLMAEREVAVPYVDDKRQPDVDFDFDFDDEQTESQNPDKMLDDAVGGLEISTITTEADDLVRDDTVDDDDIRPEMNTHIRTEQKEQFGEATLEER; encoded by the coding sequence GTGACACAAATACTCCACGTAAGTGATACTCATCTCGACAAGCGTCAGTACGGACAGGACCTCCGCCGTGCCGACTTCGCAGACGCTTTCGACGCCTCGGTCGACATCGCTATTGACGAGGGCGTGGATGCAGTCATTCATACTGGCGACCTGTTTGACGATCCAACGCCGAGCGTTCCCGCAGTCAATCGTTGCCTCGATACCATCGGTCGGCTGGAAGACGCTGGTATTCCTTTCCTCGCTATCGTGGGAAATCATGAGCGGAAGCGAGAGGAACAGTGGATGGATATCATCAAGCGGTTCGGTAATGCGAAACGGCTCTCGAAATCGCCGACTGTAGTGACAGACGCCAACGGGGACGATCCTGTATCAGTGTACGGAATTGATGCTATACGCTCACCTGAGTGGGACGGATACGACTTCACGCTCGGCGAATCTGAGTCCAACGACCATGTCACTATTCTCTGTATGCACGAGTTGGTTCAGCCGCTTGTCCCCGAACACCGCGGCGACCCGTACGACCTTTCCGAGGATATCCTTGATCGACTGAACTTCCTGCCGACCGCTCTTGCCCTTGGCGACTACCACTCGACGTGTAATGACACTGTCGACGGTGTCAAAGTGTTCTACCCTGGGGCGACCGAACGATGCAAGGTGTCTGAGCGAGGCACACCCAGCGTCTACCTGTTGAATATCCAGGATGGGGAACTCAGCCGTAAAACACGAGCTATCTCCACAGCCGGGCGCGAGAACGTGCCCCGTCCGTTCCTCACAGTAAACATCGATTTCGATGAGACGCACAGCCTTGACCACGCAGCGACCCGCATTGACGAGGATGCCGGCGGAATGAACGACGACATTTCAGACATGGTCGTCGTCGCCCGCCTGACAGGCGCGAACGTGGGCGTTACTGCGAAGGACGTGTACGATTTGATGGCTGAACGCGAAGTGGCGGTTCCCTATGTTGATGACAAACGCCAACCCGATGTGGACTTTGACTTCGATTTTGACGATGAGCAGACGGAGTCTCAGAACCCCGACAAGATGTTAGATGATGCGGTCGGAGGGCTTGAGATATCCACCATCACGACCGAAGCAGATGACCTCGTACGAGACGACACCGTTGATGACGATGACATCCGTCCAGAGATGAACACACACATCCGCACTGAGCAGAAAGAACAGTTCGGTGAGGCGACCCTCGAAGAACGATAA
- a CDS encoding LuxR C-terminal-related transcriptional regulator: MTRRQTGWRHHATYLTNHTPLSERQAEILALKKTGHTTEEITEILTLYPETIEDHWDDVLEQWNQAQELCTIMGPHPWGDGETRQSEDVDDTPWNLLSSAVMNYSDEERTQIELELYYGKSFPMSDMYLLVEREIADTADHATKTTEHRSAHDANALRGHIYSDVESIDEYYLRWELLGKAGIDPGADFTPSAESLLGRPISQTEADAARESAQDRVDMHTVE; encoded by the coding sequence ATGACTCGACGCCAAACCGGGTGGCGACACCACGCTACCTACCTGACTAATCACACCCCGCTCTCTGAACGGCAAGCAGAAATACTCGCCCTCAAGAAAACCGGTCACACGACAGAGGAAATCACGGAGATCCTCACTCTCTACCCGGAGACTATCGAGGACCACTGGGACGACGTACTTGAACAGTGGAACCAAGCCCAAGAACTCTGTACAATCATGGGCCCGCATCCCTGGGGCGATGGCGAGACACGTCAGAGCGAGGATGTCGACGATACACCCTGGAACCTGCTGTCATCAGCTGTAATGAACTATTCCGACGAGGAACGCACTCAAATCGAACTTGAACTGTACTACGGTAAGTCATTCCCAATGAGCGATATGTATCTCCTCGTCGAACGAGAAATCGCGGACACCGCTGACCATGCTACCAAGACCACGGAACATCGGAGTGCTCATGATGCGAATGCATTGCGCGGTCACATCTACAGCGACGTAGAATCAATCGACGAATACTATCTGCGGTGGGAGTTGCTCGGAAAAGCTGGCATTGACCCGGGTGCTGACTTCACCCCCTCCGCCGAAAGCCTGCTTGGTCGCCCCATCTCCCAAACTGAAGCAGACGCTGCCCGGGAAAGTGCACAGGACCGTGTCGACATGCACACCGTCGAGTAA
- a CDS encoding ADP-ribosylglycohydrolase family protein has product MVTPDAATGVVLGLACGDALGRPVEFRSGESIADQHGTVTEMLGHGTHGQPAGTVTDDTDLALCIARSLVEQGGFNGTDIADRFHEWYESDPFDIGLMTADAIREYANGTSWRDAGREVWQHRAEGSNAGNGSVMRCAPHAIAFADDPDTLAQVSRQSSAITHHDPRCTYGCAVLNCTIAGYLQGDDDPLTGALDRLERDAPDELVETLRLVPDHVDESQLPNSGYVVHTLQTALYDALTADSAEDAIVTAVNRGGDTDTIGAVTGALASARFGSDSLPERWLTTIDYREDLELLAQALATTDIDERM; this is encoded by the coding sequence ATGGTTACACCGGACGCTGCCACAGGCGTTGTCTTGGGGCTCGCTTGCGGCGATGCCTTGGGTCGCCCCGTGGAGTTTCGCTCTGGCGAGTCGATTGCTGACCAGCATGGAACCGTGACGGAGATGCTCGGCCATGGCACGCACGGCCAACCCGCGGGAACGGTAACTGACGACACTGACCTCGCGCTGTGTATCGCACGGAGCCTCGTCGAGCAAGGAGGCTTCAACGGGACTGATATCGCCGACCGATTCCACGAATGGTACGAGAGCGATCCGTTCGACATCGGGCTGATGACCGCCGATGCCATCCGCGAGTACGCGAATGGAACGTCCTGGCGGGACGCCGGGCGCGAGGTCTGGCAACACCGCGCCGAAGGATCGAACGCCGGCAACGGCAGCGTGATGCGGTGTGCCCCGCACGCGATTGCCTTCGCCGACGACCCCGACACGCTCGCGCAGGTAAGCCGACAGTCCTCGGCGATCACGCACCACGATCCGCGATGCACCTACGGGTGCGCCGTGCTGAATTGCACAATCGCCGGGTACCTCCAGGGCGACGACGACCCGCTTACAGGCGCACTCGACCGCCTCGAACGTGACGCACCGGACGAACTCGTCGAGACGCTCCGACTCGTGCCGGACCACGTCGATGAGAGCCAGTTACCGAACAGCGGCTACGTCGTCCACACGCTACAGACGGCGTTGTACGACGCGCTGACAGCCGACAGTGCGGAGGATGCCATCGTGACCGCAGTCAACCGCGGCGGCGACACAGACACTATCGGAGCCGTCACGGGCGCGCTCGCCAGCGCACGCTTCGGGAGCGACTCGCTTCCAGAACGGTGGCTCACCACCATTGACTATCGGGAGGATCTCGAACTCCTCGCGCAAGCACTGGCAACGACGGATATCGACGAAAGGATGTGA
- a CDS encoding MarR family transcriptional regulator: protein MPSDTKATDIDLTPGTAKSDIVVFLYNNPGSGFSAGDIHDRLDIASGTVKTSLTRLNNDGLIRKTEDGAYHALGHRDDLRRYVGSLNQLERMFAVKNYDEHTNIDGPQLEDIDEDELDAEITALEAERNQE, encoded by the coding sequence ATGCCCTCGGACACAAAAGCCACTGATATCGACCTCACCCCGGGGACTGCGAAATCCGATATCGTTGTGTTCCTCTACAACAACCCGGGCAGTGGGTTCAGCGCCGGCGATATTCACGATCGGCTCGACATCGCTTCTGGAACGGTCAAAACGTCTCTTACTCGCCTCAACAACGACGGGCTAATTAGGAAAACCGAGGACGGCGCTTACCATGCGCTTGGCCACCGCGACGACCTTCGCCGGTACGTCGGGAGCCTCAACCAGCTAGAAAGAATGTTCGCCGTCAAGAACTACGACGAACACACCAACATAGACGGCCCCCAACTGGAAGACATCGACGAAGACGAGCTTGATGCTGAGATCACAGCGTTAGAAGCCGAGCGCAACCAGGAATAA
- a CDS encoding tyrosine-type recombinase/integrase, translated as MTSLPPKVEALHNRIKKSEVLPQDDKDALLQFSDELGAHNYSTGRRVKLLQHCTMMAGDSEKYSPDQLPEPDLVDMIGDTETEKKKAKRYVSWINGNYDSEESKRDHRVALRMFGGHITRGDPEDEKPYSVEWISADLPDDYDPIPDKTKMWWWDEHILPVLNNAKYARNKAAVAVDWDSGTRSGEFRSMKVGDVGDHKYGKEITVNGRQGQRSVTLITSVPYLQRWLEVHPKGDDPEAPLWCDLDTGREVSYKMKQKMLRKPVERAVKNGDLKKPSKMGFTRMRKSSASYLARKNVSQHQSITSRILYPLQ; from the coding sequence ATGACAAGCTTGCCGCCTAAGGTCGAAGCCCTCCACAACCGGATTAAAAAATCAGAAGTACTGCCACAAGATGACAAAGATGCGCTGTTGCAGTTCTCGGACGAACTCGGTGCTCATAACTATTCAACGGGCAGGCGGGTGAAACTCCTACAGCACTGCACGATGATGGCAGGGGATTCGGAGAAATACAGCCCGGATCAACTTCCCGAGCCAGATCTCGTCGATATGATCGGTGACACGGAGACGGAGAAAAAGAAGGCGAAACGGTACGTCAGCTGGATCAACGGAAACTACGATAGCGAGGAATCAAAACGGGATCACCGAGTCGCACTCCGGATGTTCGGGGGGCACATTACTCGCGGGGATCCTGAAGACGAGAAACCATACAGTGTCGAATGGATCTCGGCCGATCTCCCGGATGACTATGATCCAATTCCAGACAAGACGAAAATGTGGTGGTGGGATGAACACATTCTCCCGGTCCTGAATAACGCGAAGTATGCCAGAAACAAGGCGGCGGTCGCAGTTGATTGGGACTCTGGAACTCGCTCGGGTGAATTCCGGTCGATGAAAGTTGGTGACGTCGGGGACCACAAATACGGGAAAGAAATCACAGTCAACGGTCGGCAGGGGCAACGGTCAGTCACCCTTATCACATCCGTTCCGTACCTCCAACGCTGGTTAGAGGTTCACCCAAAAGGAGATGATCCAGAAGCGCCGCTCTGGTGCGACCTGGATACCGGACGCGAGGTGAGTTACAAGATGAAGCAGAAAATGCTCCGAAAGCCTGTTGAGCGAGCAGTTAAGAACGGGGATCTGAAGAAGCCGTCAAAGATGGGCTTCACCCGGATGCGAAAATCCTCCGCAAGTTATCTGGCTCGCAAGAACGTGTCCCAACATCAGTCGATCACATCGAGAATTCTCTACCCCCTCCAGTAG
- a CDS encoding ISH3-like element ISHla11 family transposase, whose amino-acid sequence MKPTQADSEIEEEHLLNFVVNSLDEELAIDLGENVEVTTETLYEVLAGASAGGTSINHVCETTDDSPHANTVRGHLTDQFELDSVEAVGDTLLQRDTLETLPDRPVEVVADLHLDPYYGDEDETEALYSSQAKRGTTAFHAYATLYARVRNKRYTLAVRQLVAGETTSDVLAEFLELLDGLDLGVKAVYLDRGFYNSTGLKLLYAHNYAYVMPIVKWGETIQDELNSGWSREIEHDLAGEVTFPVFIDCVYQQGRCDEHGVARHGYAADAPFIDTPRDARNHYSKRFGIESSYRLAKQSLAFTSSQDAGLRLVMFVVSLLLQNSWRYLHWRYVAAPRRGGRRLWRWSFTEFCEMVLRAAWTALGVRRSVPANQPLDDRFFR is encoded by the coding sequence GTGAAGCCTACCCAGGCAGACAGCGAGATAGAGGAAGAGCACCTGCTTAATTTTGTCGTCAACAGCCTCGACGAGGAACTTGCGATAGACCTCGGCGAGAATGTCGAGGTCACGACAGAGACGTTGTACGAGGTCCTCGCCGGCGCCAGCGCCGGCGGGACCTCAATCAACCACGTCTGCGAAACAACTGACGACTCGCCCCACGCCAATACCGTCCGTGGACATCTCACCGACCAGTTTGAGCTGGACTCCGTTGAGGCGGTTGGGGACACACTCCTGCAACGAGATACTCTTGAGACACTGCCGGATCGGCCGGTGGAGGTCGTCGCCGACCTCCACCTGGATCCTTACTACGGTGACGAGGACGAGACAGAGGCGCTGTACTCCTCGCAGGCTAAACGCGGAACCACGGCGTTTCACGCGTATGCGACGCTCTATGCGCGGGTACGAAACAAGCGGTACACGCTGGCGGTTCGCCAGTTAGTCGCTGGCGAGACCACCAGCGATGTCCTCGCTGAGTTTCTTGAACTGCTTGACGGCCTTGACCTCGGCGTCAAGGCCGTCTACCTCGATCGCGGATTCTACAACAGCACCGGTCTCAAACTGCTGTACGCGCACAACTACGCCTACGTGATGCCGATTGTCAAGTGGGGCGAAACGATTCAGGACGAACTCAACAGCGGCTGGAGCCGCGAGATTGAACACGATCTCGCCGGCGAGGTGACGTTTCCTGTGTTCATCGACTGTGTTTACCAGCAAGGACGGTGCGACGAACACGGGGTGGCGCGTCACGGCTACGCCGCTGACGCGCCGTTCATCGACACGCCACGAGATGCCCGAAACCACTACAGCAAACGCTTCGGCATCGAGTCGAGCTACCGATTAGCCAAGCAGAGCCTCGCGTTCACCAGTTCTCAGGATGCTGGACTGCGGCTGGTGATGTTTGTAGTGAGCCTATTGCTTCAGAACAGCTGGCGGTATCTTCACTGGAGGTACGTGGCGGCGCCCCGCCGCGGGGGGCGCCGCCTCTGGAGATGGTCGTTCACGGAGTTCTGTGAGATGGTGCTGCGGGCAGCCTGGACAGCGCTTGGTGTGCGCAGGTCTGTTCCAGCGAACCAACCACTCGACGACCGGTTCTTCCGGTAG
- a CDS encoding zinc ribbon domain-containing protein has protein sequence MERHHGWVENSDEARRYIIVFAEDTAREVARAHGMDVSADEIADIGPVECPRCQRETPRDKVQCMWCGQALSPKGVEKIEERRERLFDSALEAEEDMKDRLKSVQSELEELRALGLEV, from the coding sequence TTGGAGCGCCACCACGGGTGGGTCGAGAACAGTGACGAGGCGCGGCGATACATCATCGTCTTCGCAGAAGACACGGCCCGCGAGGTTGCTCGCGCCCACGGGATGGACGTTTCAGCGGACGAAATCGCTGACATCGGCCCGGTTGAATGTCCTCGCTGTCAACGCGAAACACCGCGAGACAAGGTTCAGTGTATGTGGTGTGGACAGGCGCTGAGTCCCAAGGGTGTCGAGAAGATTGAAGAGCGGCGGGAACGGCTATTCGACTCCGCACTAGAGGCAGAAGAAGACATGAAAGACCGGCTCAAAAGCGTCCAGAGCGAACTCGAAGAACTCCGGGCATTAGGTCTGGAGGTCTAA